In Pseudoduganella albidiflava, a single window of DNA contains:
- a CDS encoding alpha/beta fold hydrolase, whose amino-acid sequence MNAIKSIALALSIIGSASAIAAPAASVKPTVILVHGAFADSTSWNGVAAKLRADGYNVIGAANPLRSVKGDAAAVATIVKSVKGPVVLVGHSYGGAVISAAAYGQSNVKSLVYVAAFAPDQGETALELSGRYPGGTLGPALAEPVALPDGGKDFYIQQDKFHQQFAADVPKAQAELMAVAQRPIAEAALTEAASAPAWKNLPSYFVYGTADKNIPAAALKFMADRAQSRKTVAIPGASHVVMTSRPAEVAKLIETAAQTN is encoded by the coding sequence ATGAACGCCATCAAATCCATCGCCCTCGCCCTGTCGATCATCGGTTCCGCTTCGGCGATCGCCGCCCCGGCCGCCAGCGTCAAGCCCACCGTCATCCTGGTCCACGGCGCATTCGCCGATTCGACCAGCTGGAACGGCGTCGCCGCCAAGCTGCGCGCCGACGGCTACAACGTGATCGGCGCGGCCAACCCGCTGCGCAGCGTGAAAGGCGATGCGGCCGCCGTGGCGACCATCGTGAAAAGCGTCAAGGGTCCGGTGGTGCTGGTCGGCCACTCGTACGGCGGTGCCGTGATCTCGGCCGCGGCCTACGGCCAGTCCAACGTGAAGAGCCTGGTGTACGTGGCGGCCTTCGCTCCGGACCAGGGCGAGACCGCGCTCGAACTGTCGGGCCGCTACCCGGGCGGCACCCTGGGCCCGGCACTGGCCGAGCCGGTGGCCCTGCCGGACGGCGGCAAGGATTTCTACATCCAGCAAGACAAGTTCCACCAGCAGTTCGCCGCCGACGTGCCGAAAGCGCAAGCCGAACTGATGGCGGTAGCCCAGCGCCCGATCGCCGAAGCGGCGTTGACGGAAGCAGCCAGCGCACCAGCCTGGAAGAACCTGCCGTCGTACTTCGTGTACGGCACCGCCGACAAGAATATCCCGGCCGCCGCGCTGAAATTCATGGCCGACCGTGCGCAGTCGCGGAAAACCGTGGCCATCCCTGGCGCTTCCCACGTGGTGATGACGTCGCGCCCGGCCGAAGTGGCGAAGCTGATCGAGACCGCCGCGCAAACGAACTGA
- a CDS encoding alpha/beta hydrolase — translation MNTVKTLLATALLAATAATTASALPGVERQTAGFLQAIEGGKPIEQMTPEEARAVLVGAQAGAKMKLPAADVSEKTVTLEGKPVKLTIVRPAGVKGTVPVFMFFHGGGWVLGDYPTHERLVRDLVAGSGAAAVFVNYTPSPEAGYGVAINEAYAATRWVAAHGAEIGVDGKRLAVAGNSVGGNMAAVVSLMAKDRGGPALRAQVLLWPVTDANFDTPSYQQYADGHFLTKNMMAWFWDNYTRDAAARKEIYAAPLQASIEQLKGLPPALIQTAEFDVLRDEGEAYGRKLDAAGVVVKSVRYNGMIHDFGLLNALSDVPAVRSAMDQAAGELKLRLK, via the coding sequence ATGAACACCGTGAAAACCCTGCTCGCCACCGCCCTGCTCGCCGCCACGGCAGCCACCACCGCCAGCGCCCTGCCCGGCGTCGAACGGCAAACCGCCGGCTTCCTGCAAGCCATCGAAGGCGGCAAGCCGATCGAACAGATGACGCCGGAGGAAGCCCGCGCGGTGCTGGTGGGTGCGCAGGCCGGCGCAAAGATGAAATTGCCGGCGGCCGATGTGAGCGAAAAAACGGTCACGCTGGAGGGCAAGCCGGTCAAGCTGACCATCGTGCGCCCGGCCGGCGTGAAGGGCACGGTGCCGGTGTTCATGTTCTTCCACGGCGGCGGCTGGGTGCTGGGCGATTACCCGACGCACGAACGGCTGGTGCGCGACCTGGTCGCCGGTTCCGGCGCGGCGGCGGTGTTCGTCAACTACACGCCATCGCCGGAAGCGGGATACGGCGTGGCGATCAACGAAGCCTATGCCGCCACCCGCTGGGTCGCCGCCCATGGCGCGGAAATCGGCGTGGATGGCAAGCGCCTGGCGGTCGCCGGCAATAGCGTGGGCGGCAACATGGCGGCGGTGGTCAGCCTGATGGCCAAGGACAGGGGCGGCCCGGCGCTGCGTGCCCAGGTGCTGCTGTGGCCCGTGACGGATGCGAACTTCGACACGCCGTCCTACCAGCAGTATGCGGATGGCCATTTCCTGACGAAGAACATGATGGCCTGGTTCTGGGACAATTACACCCGCGACGCGGCGGCCCGCAAGGAGATCTACGCAGCCCCGCTGCAGGCCAGCATCGAACAGCTGAAAGGCTTGCCGCCCGCGCTGATCCAGACCGCCGAATTCGACGTGCTGCGCGATGAAGGCGAAGCCTACGGCCGCAAGCTCGACGCCGCCGGCGTGGTGGTCAAGTCGGTGCGCTACAACGGCATGATCCACGACTTCGGGCTGCTCAATGCGCTCTCCGACGTGCCGGCGGTGCGCAGTGCGATGGACCAGGCGGCGGGCGAGTTGAAGCTGCGGTTGAAGTGA